A section of the Nitrospiria bacterium genome encodes:
- a CDS encoding ABC transporter ATP-binding protein — translation MRWPFTFSHTTLMVEIKNVTKVYQQNLKPVEALKGISLSLDKGRFISLMGPSGCGKSTLINLLGGLDFPTSGEILIDQKSTGHFTDDDWTFLRRKKIGIVFQFFHLLPTLTAVENVSLPLSLQGLSHSEVQHRAEEALARVGLSSRLHHRPSELSGGEMQRTALARALAPKPLLLLADEPTGNLDSIIGAEILRLFRQAVDDLGCTLLMATHSREASLHADQIISMRDGKIERISPGSGNTLQGD, via the coding sequence ATGAGGTGGCCCTTCACCTTCTCGCACACGACGCTCATGGTCGAAATTAAAAACGTCACGAAGGTTTACCAGCAAAACCTAAAGCCGGTAGAAGCGCTAAAAGGAATTTCCCTTTCACTGGATAAAGGTCGATTTATCTCTTTGATGGGCCCCAGCGGGTGCGGGAAAAGCACCCTCATCAACCTTTTGGGAGGCCTGGACTTTCCCACCTCAGGGGAAATTCTGATCGATCAGAAATCTACCGGGCATTTCACGGATGATGACTGGACCTTTTTAAGACGGAAAAAAATCGGAATTGTTTTTCAGTTCTTCCATCTTCTTCCCACACTAACCGCTGTTGAAAATGTTTCTCTTCCACTTTCTCTTCAAGGCCTCTCACATTCTGAAGTTCAACACCGTGCAGAGGAAGCCCTTGCCAGAGTGGGTCTTTCTTCACGTCTTCATCACCGACCCTCAGAACTTTCGGGAGGAGAAATGCAAAGAACGGCTTTGGCCCGGGCCCTTGCTCCCAAACCCCTTCTTCTTCTGGCAGATGAACCCACCGGCAACCTAGATTCAATAATCGGGGCGGAAATCCTCCGTCTTTTTCGCCAAGCAGTGGATGACCTGGGCTGTACACTCCTCATGGCGACCCACAGCAGGGAGGCTTCCCTTCACGCGGACCAAATTATTTCAATGCGAGATGGGAAAATTGAACGGATATCACCTGGGTCAGGAAACACTC